In the Bordetella genomosp. 10 genome, one interval contains:
- the ilvA gene encoding threonine ammonia-lyase, biosynthetic: protein MSTDYLKRILTSKVYDVAVETSLEPAPLLSQRISNAILFKREDTQPVFSFKLRGAYNKMANLAPAARARGVIAASAGNHAQGVALSARKLGCRAVIVMPTTTPQVKIDAVRRLGGEVVLAGESYSDAYAHAAKLEKTEKLTFVHPFDDPDVIAGQGTVGMEILRQHPGDLDAVFVAIGGGGLIAGVATYIKQLRPEVKVIGVQTEDSDAMVRSVKAGRRVTLNDVGLFADGTAVKQVGAETFRLVKQYVDDFVVVDTDAICAAIKDVFQDTRSVLEPSGAMAVAGAKQYLAQHKWKNKTVVAITCGANINFDRLRFVADRAEVGEMREAVFAVSMPEQRGSFRKFCELVGNRSVTEFNYRISDSARAHVFVGLQVASPAEPDKIAAHFRKHGFDTLDLTHDEMAKTHLRHMVGGRSPLTTNEVLYRFEFPERPGALMRFLSSMKPEWNISLFHYRNQGADYGRILIGIQVPPSDKKQFKAFLEEGDYPYWNETENPAYKLFL, encoded by the coding sequence ATGTCTACCGATTACTTGAAACGCATCCTCACTTCGAAAGTCTACGACGTCGCCGTCGAGACGTCCCTGGAACCGGCCCCCCTGCTGTCCCAGCGAATTTCGAACGCGATTCTGTTCAAGCGGGAAGACACGCAGCCGGTATTCAGCTTCAAGCTGCGCGGCGCCTACAACAAGATGGCCAACCTGGCGCCGGCGGCGCGCGCGCGCGGCGTGATCGCCGCCTCGGCGGGCAACCACGCCCAGGGCGTGGCCCTGTCGGCCCGCAAGCTGGGCTGTCGCGCCGTCATCGTCATGCCCACCACCACGCCGCAGGTCAAGATCGACGCCGTGCGCCGCCTCGGCGGCGAGGTGGTGCTGGCCGGCGAAAGCTACTCCGACGCCTACGCCCATGCCGCCAAGCTGGAAAAGACGGAAAAGCTGACCTTCGTCCACCCCTTCGACGACCCCGACGTCATCGCCGGCCAGGGCACGGTGGGCATGGAAATCCTGCGCCAGCACCCGGGCGACCTGGATGCCGTCTTCGTCGCCATCGGCGGCGGCGGGCTGATCGCCGGCGTGGCGACCTACATCAAGCAACTGCGTCCCGAGGTCAAGGTGATCGGCGTGCAGACCGAGGACTCGGACGCCATGGTGCGCAGCGTCAAGGCGGGCCGCCGCGTGACGCTGAACGACGTCGGCCTGTTCGCGGACGGCACCGCGGTCAAGCAGGTGGGCGCCGAGACCTTCCGCCTGGTCAAGCAGTACGTGGACGATTTCGTGGTGGTCGACACCGACGCCATCTGTGCCGCGATCAAGGACGTCTTCCAGGACACGCGCAGCGTGCTGGAGCCCTCCGGCGCCATGGCCGTGGCCGGGGCCAAGCAGTACCTGGCCCAGCACAAATGGAAGAACAAGACCGTGGTGGCCATCACCTGCGGCGCCAACATCAATTTCGACCGCCTGCGCTTCGTGGCCGACCGCGCCGAGGTGGGCGAGATGCGCGAAGCGGTCTTCGCGGTGTCCATGCCGGAACAGCGCGGCAGCTTCCGCAAGTTCTGCGAACTGGTGGGCAACCGCAGCGTCACGGAGTTCAACTACCGCATCTCCGACAGCGCGCGCGCGCACGTCTTCGTCGGCCTGCAGGTGGCCTCCCCCGCCGAGCCGGACAAGATCGCCGCGCACTTCCGCAAGCACGGCTTCGACACGCTGGACCTGACCCACGATGAAATGGCCAAGACCCACCTGCGCCACATGGTGGGCGGCCGCTCGCCGCTGACGACGAACGAAGTGCTGTACCGCTTCGAGTTCCCGGAGCGGCCGGGCGCGCTGATGCGTTTCCTCAGCTCGATGAAGCCGGAGTGGAACATCAGCCTGTTCCACTACCGCAACCAGGGCGCCGATTATGGCCGCATCCTGATCGGCATCCAGGTCCCGCCCTCGGACAAGAAGCAGTTCAAGGCCTTCCTGGAGGAAGGCGACTACCCCTACTGGAACGAAACCGAGAATCCGGCGTATAAATTGTTCCTGTAG
- a CDS encoding LysR family transcriptional regulator: MDIQLNDIALFVEVAKRKNFSHAAEALNIPPATLSRRVTELERSVGVKLLNRTTRRIDLTEAGAIYFERCRHIVEEARIAHDQLQDMAAQPKGRLRISLPPSLATLFLPLIIRDFIAEYPEIECDFDLSVRSIDPISNPYDLVLRFGQQPDSSLISRQVVLMAHQLYAAPSYLARHGEPRTPIDLTHHECLRPIADNAYQFWMLHSGERVERVQVVGRLAANNMGMLGRLAVRGMGIVPLLVYDAMERAIERTGLVRVLPEWHLTPVPLFALLPSRTLPAKTRAFLDFIKPRLKDRR; the protein is encoded by the coding sequence GTGGATATCCAGCTTAACGACATCGCCTTGTTCGTCGAGGTGGCCAAGCGCAAGAATTTCAGCCATGCCGCCGAAGCGCTGAACATCCCGCCGGCCACCCTCTCGCGCCGGGTCACCGAACTGGAGCGCTCGGTGGGCGTGAAGCTGCTGAACCGCACCACGCGGCGCATCGACCTGACCGAGGCCGGCGCGATCTATTTCGAACGCTGCCGCCACATCGTCGAGGAAGCGCGCATCGCCCACGACCAGTTGCAGGACATGGCGGCCCAGCCCAAGGGCCGCCTGCGCATCTCGCTGCCGCCCAGCCTGGCCACCCTGTTCCTGCCGCTGATCATTCGGGATTTCATCGCCGAATACCCCGAGATCGAATGCGACTTCGATCTGAGCGTGCGCTCCATCGATCCCATCAGCAATCCCTACGACCTGGTGCTGCGCTTCGGGCAGCAGCCGGACTCCAGCCTGATCTCGCGCCAGGTGGTGCTGATGGCGCACCAGTTGTACGCCGCGCCGTCCTATCTCGCCCGCCACGGCGAGCCGCGCACGCCCATCGACCTCACCCATCACGAGTGCCTGCGGCCCATCGCGGACAACGCCTATCAGTTCTGGATGCTGCATTCCGGCGAGCGGGTCGAGCGCGTGCAGGTGGTCGGCCGCCTGGCCGCGAACAACATGGGCATGCTGGGCCGGCTGGCCGTGCGCGGCATGGGCATCGTGCCGCTGCTGGTCTACGACGCCATGGAGCGCGCCATCGAACGCACGGGACTGGTGCGGGTGCTGCCGGAATGGCACCTGACGCCGGTGCCGCTTTTCGCCCTGCTGCCCTCGCGCACCCTGCCGGCCAAGACGCGCGCCTTCCTGGACTTCATCAAGCCGCGGTTGAAGGACCGGCGCTAG
- a CDS encoding tripartite tricarboxylate transporter substrate binding protein, giving the protein MNKFMQATLLAAMACASVAAGAAGYPQAGKPIRFVVGFPAGSSIDNVSRIVLDDIRARTGAEIIVENKPGALGVLGVDAVARASPDGYTMMPSSSATSSSGPHLSKAFQRYDALKDFTQVGRVVRFDVVIVTRTGGPLESARQLIAAARAKPDGVTSGYGSGTGQVVAAAFSRAAGARVLGVAYKGQPAAVTDLIGGRVDFVASDLGAVLAQIRAHKLNAVALMSGKRSTILTDVPTAQELELGKLDLTGWIGVAGPAGLPPEVMRWWTVQLSDTMRNAAVQERLRNIGMEPDPMTGAPLQEFVREQYESWGQQIRQAGIQPE; this is encoded by the coding sequence ATGAATAAATTCATGCAAGCCACGCTGCTGGCCGCCATGGCGTGCGCATCCGTCGCGGCCGGGGCCGCCGGCTATCCCCAGGCGGGCAAGCCCATACGCTTCGTGGTGGGCTTTCCTGCCGGCAGCAGCATCGACAACGTATCGCGCATCGTGCTCGACGACATCCGCGCACGAACCGGCGCCGAGATCATCGTGGAGAACAAGCCGGGAGCCTTGGGTGTCCTGGGTGTGGACGCGGTCGCGCGCGCCTCGCCCGACGGCTACACCATGATGCCGAGCTCGAGCGCCACCAGTTCATCCGGCCCGCATCTGTCCAAGGCTTTCCAGCGCTACGACGCCCTCAAGGACTTCACGCAAGTCGGCCGGGTGGTGCGCTTCGACGTGGTGATCGTGACCCGGACGGGAGGTCCGCTCGAAAGCGCCAGGCAGTTGATCGCCGCGGCAAGGGCCAAGCCGGATGGCGTGACCAGCGGCTACGGCTCGGGCACCGGCCAAGTGGTCGCGGCTGCCTTCAGCAGGGCCGCCGGGGCGCGGGTGCTGGGTGTCGCGTACAAGGGGCAGCCGGCGGCGGTGACCGATCTGATCGGCGGCCGGGTCGATTTCGTGGCTTCCGATCTGGGGGCGGTGCTGGCGCAAATCCGTGCCCATAAGCTGAACGCCGTGGCCTTGATGTCAGGCAAGCGTTCAACCATCCTGACGGACGTGCCGACCGCTCAGGAACTGGAGCTGGGCAAACTCGACCTGACAGGATGGATAGGCGTTGCCGGCCCCGCGGGCCTGCCCCCGGAAGTCATGCGCTGGTGGACGGTGCAGTTGAGCGACACCATGCGTAATGCCGCGGTCCAGGAGCGGTTGCGAAATATTGGAATGGAGCCGGATCCGATGACCGGCGCGCCCTTGCAGGAATTCGTGCGGGAACAGTATGAAAGCTGGGGGCAGCAAATCCGGCAGGCGGGTATCCAGCCCGAATAG
- a CDS encoding CaiB/BaiF CoA transferase family protein, with product MPGPLHGIQVVDMTSVGMGPMATQMLGDMGADVIKVESADGDVFRHVTPQRHAGMSHTHLNLNRNKRSVVIDVKSEPGRRQLDALIAEADVFITNMRAPAVRRLGLDYASLQPRFPNLVYCACYGYSERGPYAGRAAVDDTIQAVSGLAWLQGGTEGQAPRYVNTVAADKVVALYVANAVTSALLARERGAGGQAIEVPMFECMVAFLAPEHLAGLTFVPPEGPAGYARLLNEYRRPFRTRDGYISVVPYTTPQWQRFFALTGHPEMADDPRYRTLNSRSRHFSELYRYVDAVLAERGTAEWLDLLATADIPFAPVNDFEALLADPHLRAVGFWRESEHPTEGLLVQPGLPVSFSATPPDIRRHPPNLGEHTEEILGKIHKGA from the coding sequence ATGCCGGGTCCTCTGCATGGAATTCAGGTAGTCGACATGACCAGCGTGGGCATGGGCCCCATGGCCACCCAGATGCTGGGCGACATGGGGGCGGACGTCATCAAGGTGGAGTCCGCCGACGGCGACGTGTTCCGTCATGTCACGCCGCAGCGCCATGCCGGCATGAGCCATACCCACCTCAATCTCAACCGCAACAAACGCAGCGTGGTCATTGACGTCAAGTCCGAGCCTGGCCGCCGGCAACTCGACGCCTTGATCGCCGAGGCGGACGTCTTCATCACCAACATGCGCGCGCCCGCGGTAAGGCGGCTGGGCCTGGACTATGCATCGCTGCAGCCGCGCTTTCCGAATCTGGTCTACTGCGCCTGCTATGGGTACTCGGAGCGCGGCCCATACGCCGGCCGGGCTGCCGTGGACGACACCATCCAGGCCGTGTCCGGCCTGGCCTGGTTGCAAGGCGGGACCGAAGGACAGGCTCCACGGTACGTCAACACCGTGGCCGCGGACAAGGTGGTGGCGCTATACGTGGCTAACGCCGTGACCAGCGCACTGCTCGCGCGCGAGCGTGGCGCCGGCGGCCAGGCGATCGAGGTCCCCATGTTCGAGTGCATGGTGGCTTTCCTGGCGCCCGAGCATCTGGCTGGACTGACCTTCGTGCCGCCGGAAGGGCCGGCGGGGTATGCGCGCCTTCTCAACGAATATCGCAGGCCTTTCCGCACCAGGGACGGCTATATCAGCGTCGTGCCATACACCACGCCCCAGTGGCAGCGCTTTTTCGCCCTGACGGGGCACCCGGAGATGGCCGATGACCCGCGCTACCGGACCTTGAACAGCCGCAGCCGCCATTTTTCGGAGCTCTACCGCTACGTCGATGCCGTGCTGGCCGAGCGCGGCACCGCCGAATGGCTCGACCTTCTGGCGACGGCGGACATCCCGTTCGCTCCCGTGAACGACTTCGAGGCGCTGCTGGCGGATCCGCATCTGAGGGCGGTGGGTTTCTGGCGCGAGTCGGAGCATCCCACCGAAGGTCTGCTGGTTCAACCCGGCCTGCCCGTGAGCTTCAGCGCAACGCCGCCCGATATACGGCGCCATCCCCCCAACCTGGGTGAGCACACCGAGGAAATCCTGGGAAAAATTCACAAAGGCGCCTGA
- a CDS encoding HpcH/HpaI aldolase/citrate lyase family protein, translated as MIRSMLFVPGDSGRKFEHAATSAADALILDLEDSVAPGQKPAARMQVQASLQSPCDKALWVRINALDSAEALADLAAVMPARPRGIVLPKCAGRADLLRLAHYLDALEVAAGIAPGSTRILAIVTETAQSLFGLHDYRGATTRLWGLSWGGEDLAADLGSLRNRVAGRYTEPFRLARSLCLMAAAAAGVLAVDTVCVDLQAPEVLADETSEAFRDGFVAKMAIHPRHVETINALLSPDEKQRQWARAVVEAFEANPGAGALKLDGMMIDMPHLRLARRLLGG; from the coding sequence ATGATCCGTTCCATGCTGTTCGTGCCTGGCGATTCCGGGCGCAAGTTCGAGCATGCCGCCACCAGCGCGGCCGATGCCTTGATCCTGGATCTGGAAGACTCCGTCGCCCCGGGCCAGAAGCCCGCGGCGCGCATGCAGGTGCAGGCATCCTTGCAAAGCCCCTGCGATAAGGCCCTGTGGGTGCGCATCAATGCCCTGGATAGCGCGGAAGCCCTGGCCGACCTGGCCGCCGTCATGCCCGCGCGCCCGCGGGGCATCGTCCTGCCCAAATGCGCGGGCCGCGCCGACCTGCTGCGCCTGGCGCATTACCTCGACGCCCTGGAGGTCGCCGCGGGCATCGCGCCGGGCAGCACCCGCATTCTCGCCATCGTCACCGAAACCGCGCAATCGCTGTTCGGGCTGCACGACTACCGTGGCGCCACGACCCGGCTTTGGGGCTTGTCCTGGGGCGGCGAAGACCTGGCCGCCGATCTCGGGTCGCTGCGTAACCGGGTGGCGGGCCGTTACACCGAGCCCTTCCGCCTGGCGCGCTCGTTGTGCCTGATGGCGGCCGCGGCGGCGGGCGTGCTCGCGGTGGATACGGTGTGCGTCGATCTGCAGGCTCCCGAAGTCCTGGCCGATGAAACCAGCGAGGCTTTCCGCGATGGCTTCGTCGCCAAGATGGCCATCCATCCGCGCCATGTCGAAACCATCAATGCGCTGCTGAGTCCGGATGAGAAGCAGCGCCAGTGGGCGCGCGCCGTCGTCGAGGCCTTCGAGGCGAATCCGGGGGCGGGGGCGCTGAAGCTGGACGGCATGATGATAGACATGCCCCACCTGCGTCTGGCGCGCCGTCTGCTGGGAGGCTAG
- a CDS encoding MaoC family dehydratase, which produces MAGLYYEQFSPGQTFHHDWTRTVTEMDNVLFSTLTMNVQPLHLDAHFAARTEFGKPLVNSLFTLGLLIGMTVNDTTLGTTVANLGMSEITFPKPVFAGDTLHVRTRVLSMRESKSRPSAGIVEFEHTAINHRDEVVAVCKRSALMHKRPA; this is translated from the coding sequence ATGGCAGGCTTGTACTACGAGCAGTTTTCCCCGGGCCAGACGTTCCATCACGACTGGACCCGCACCGTAACCGAGATGGACAACGTCCTGTTCAGCACGCTCACGATGAACGTGCAGCCTCTGCATCTGGATGCGCACTTCGCCGCCAGGACCGAGTTCGGCAAACCCCTGGTCAACAGCCTGTTCACATTGGGCCTGCTGATCGGCATGACGGTGAACGACACCACGCTGGGAACCACGGTGGCCAATCTGGGCATGAGCGAAATCACGTTCCCTAAGCCCGTCTTTGCGGGCGACACCCTGCACGTGCGCACGCGCGTGCTGTCGATGCGCGAGAGCAAGTCGCGTCCGAGCGCCGGCATCGTCGAATTCGAGCACACCGCGATCAACCATCGCGATGAAGTCGTGGCCGTGTGCAAGCGCTCGGCCCTGATGCATAAGCGCCCGGCGTAG
- a CDS encoding IclR family transcriptional regulator — translation MSTNDVKSARRVLEILQFFAATQAPATLTQVSVALNIPKSSCLALFDTLEADGYAHQVAGRYCLTRRWLNEARAVAEHDQLIERIRPTLEALRNELDETLILAQRSGERVIYLDVAEPDRTVRFTAKAGQLKPLHASASGRALLGALLLDEREALVSRLKLERYTARTLQTPRKLLALVASEARQGWHVNLGEHQADTLSVAAPLVLYDTTLAIVVGAPLDRAGPKADAIGQALLAACKRLARQFEHLPPAPLSR, via the coding sequence ATGAGTACGAACGACGTTAAAAGCGCCAGGCGCGTCCTGGAGATCCTCCAGTTTTTTGCCGCGACACAGGCGCCGGCAACCCTGACCCAGGTTTCGGTGGCGCTGAATATCCCGAAGTCCAGTTGTCTGGCCCTCTTCGACACGCTGGAGGCAGACGGCTACGCGCACCAGGTTGCCGGGCGCTACTGCCTGACGCGGCGCTGGCTGAACGAGGCCCGGGCCGTTGCCGAACACGACCAATTGATCGAGCGCATCCGTCCTACCCTGGAAGCATTGCGCAACGAACTCGATGAAACGCTGATCCTTGCCCAACGCTCGGGCGAGCGCGTGATTTACCTGGACGTGGCGGAACCCGACCGCACCGTGCGTTTCACGGCCAAGGCGGGTCAACTCAAGCCATTGCACGCATCGGCCTCGGGACGAGCCTTGCTTGGCGCCTTGCTGCTGGACGAGCGCGAAGCGCTGGTATCCCGCCTGAAGCTGGAGCGTTATACGGCCCGAACCCTGCAAACCCCCCGGAAGTTGCTGGCATTGGTCGCCTCCGAAGCCCGGCAGGGCTGGCATGTGAACCTGGGGGAGCACCAGGCCGACACGCTGTCGGTGGCTGCCCCATTGGTGCTCTATGACACGACGCTGGCGATCGTGGTGGGCGCGCCGCTCGACCGCGCGGGCCCGAAGGCGGATGCCATCGGCCAGGCCCTGCTTGCGGCTTGCAAGCGGTTGGCCCGGCAATTCGAGCATCTTCCTCCCGCGCCGCTTTCCAGGTAG
- a CDS encoding adenine phosphoribosyltransferase: protein MQTDYAELVRRTIRSVPDWPKPGVVFRDITPVLQDPRTFRALIDLFVYRYMRQRLDLVAGIDARGFIIGSVLAYELNLGFVPVRKQGKLPYRTVAEPYSLEYGNSAVEIHTDAVRTGQRVLLVDDLIATGGTMMAAVKLLQRLGANVVEAATIIDLPELGGAANIAATGTPLYSICRYDAESA from the coding sequence ATGCAAACCGACTACGCAGAACTTGTCCGACGCACGATCCGCAGCGTACCGGATTGGCCCAAGCCCGGCGTGGTGTTCCGCGACATCACGCCCGTTCTGCAAGACCCGCGCACCTTCCGCGCCCTGATCGATCTTTTCGTCTATCGCTACATGCGCCAGCGCCTGGACCTGGTCGCCGGCATCGACGCGCGCGGCTTCATCATCGGCAGCGTGCTCGCCTATGAGCTGAATCTCGGCTTCGTGCCGGTGCGCAAGCAGGGCAAGCTGCCGTATCGCACGGTGGCGGAGCCCTATTCGCTGGAGTACGGCAATTCGGCGGTGGAAATCCATACGGACGCGGTGCGCACCGGCCAGCGCGTGCTGCTGGTCGACGACCTCATCGCCACCGGCGGCACCATGATGGCGGCCGTCAAGCTGCTCCAGCGCCTGGGCGCCAATGTGGTGGAAGCCGCCACCATCATCGATCTGCCCGAACTGGGCGGCGCGGCCAACATCGCGGCCACCGGCACGCCCCTGTATTCGATCTGCCGCTACGACGCGGAAAGCGCCTAG
- a CDS encoding succinylglutamate desuccinylase/aspartoacylase domain-containing protein, with protein MSTASSTGIPLRPFELAVPDINVERAGNTGTEGVWHFDSGQPGPTVLITALIHGNELCGAWALKDVLGAAVRPRRGALTLAFCNLAAFDRFDPALYTESRFVDEDMNRVWSDDRLSDPSTQERRRAAQLLLWVKKADWLLDIHSMSNSTVPLQMSGVRQHNIDLALTLGNPAHIIADAGHASGVRMRDYGRFGAEEDNGSRSLLIECGFHGAPSARQVAIDQVARFLVASGIVEAADLPGAWFAPTAPAQEALRVTHAIAAQSMDFRFDQPWKGLEKLPHAGTVIAWSDGEAVATPYEDCVLIMPAVTVRPGVTMVRLAQPVAPRA; from the coding sequence ATGTCTACCGCCAGCAGCACCGGCATTCCCCTGCGCCCTTTCGAACTCGCCGTTCCCGACATCAACGTGGAACGTGCCGGCAACACCGGCACGGAAGGCGTCTGGCATTTCGACTCCGGCCAGCCTGGCCCGACGGTGTTGATCACCGCCCTGATACACGGCAACGAACTGTGCGGGGCGTGGGCGCTGAAGGACGTGCTGGGCGCCGCCGTGCGGCCGCGCCGCGGCGCCCTGACGCTGGCGTTCTGCAACCTCGCCGCCTTCGACCGCTTCGATCCCGCGCTGTACACCGAGTCGCGCTTCGTCGACGAGGATATGAACCGCGTCTGGTCGGACGACAGGCTGTCGGATCCCTCCACGCAGGAGCGGCGCCGCGCCGCGCAGCTCCTGCTCTGGGTGAAGAAGGCGGACTGGCTGCTGGACATTCATTCCATGAGCAATTCCACGGTGCCCCTGCAGATGTCCGGCGTGCGCCAGCACAACATCGACCTGGCGCTGACGCTGGGCAATCCGGCCCACATCATCGCCGACGCCGGCCACGCCTCGGGGGTGCGCATGCGCGACTATGGCCGCTTCGGCGCCGAGGAAGACAACGGCTCGCGGTCGCTGCTGATCGAATGCGGCTTCCACGGCGCGCCTTCCGCGCGCCAGGTCGCCATCGACCAGGTGGCGCGTTTCCTGGTGGCCTCCGGCATCGTCGAGGCGGCCGATCTTCCCGGCGCGTGGTTCGCGCCAACCGCGCCCGCCCAGGAAGCGCTGCGCGTGACGCACGCCATCGCCGCCCAGAGCATGGACTTCCGCTTCGACCAGCCCTGGAAGGGGCTGGAAAAGCTGCCGCACGCCGGGACCGTCATCGCCTGGTCGGACGGCGAAGCGGTCGCCACGCCCTACGAGGATTGCGTTTTGATCATGCCCGCGGTCACGGTCCGCCCCGGCGTGACGATGGTGCGGCTGGCCCAGCCGGTCGCGCCCAGGGCCTGA
- a CDS encoding ABC transporter permease translates to MALFILRRLLQSLFVLLAVSVVVFCAVYAVGDPIELLVSPEASPADRQAMIIRLGLDLPLWQQYTHFLWNALHGDLGNSFVQGVPALDMILQRMPATFELVAVAIAMTCLFGIPLGLVAGLYRDTPLGRTIMSTSVLGFSLPNFWQGMMLILMFAVWLGWLPASGRGDTVSVFGVPFSFLTRDGWAHIIMPAINLALANVALVLRMTASGVAEAQSQEYVKFARAKGVRPGRIVSRHILRNILIPVVTVIGMEMGHLIAYSTITETVFAWPGMGKLLIDSVYQLDRPVVVAYVMFVTLLFVVINLIVDILYAVLDPRVRLLAPAN, encoded by the coding sequence GTGGCCTTGTTCATCCTGCGCAGGCTCTTGCAAAGCCTGTTCGTTCTACTCGCCGTCTCGGTCGTCGTTTTCTGTGCGGTGTATGCGGTGGGCGATCCCATCGAGCTGCTCGTCAGCCCGGAAGCCAGCCCCGCCGACCGCCAGGCCATGATCATCCGGCTGGGCCTGGACCTGCCGCTCTGGCAGCAATACACCCATTTCCTGTGGAATGCGCTGCACGGCGATCTCGGCAACTCCTTCGTCCAGGGCGTGCCCGCGCTGGACATGATCCTGCAGCGCATGCCGGCCACGTTCGAGCTGGTGGCCGTGGCCATCGCCATGACCTGTCTGTTCGGCATCCCGCTGGGCCTGGTCGCGGGCCTGTACCGCGACACGCCGCTGGGCCGCACCATCATGAGCACGTCGGTCCTCGGCTTCTCCCTGCCGAACTTCTGGCAGGGCATGATGCTGATCCTCATGTTCGCGGTCTGGCTCGGCTGGCTGCCGGCGTCCGGGCGCGGCGACACCGTCTCGGTGTTCGGCGTGCCGTTTTCCTTCCTCACGCGCGACGGCTGGGCGCACATCATCATGCCGGCCATCAACCTGGCCCTGGCCAACGTCGCGCTGGTGCTGCGGATGACGGCGTCCGGCGTGGCCGAGGCGCAGAGCCAGGAATACGTCAAATTCGCGCGCGCCAAGGGCGTGCGGCCGGGCCGCATCGTCAGCCGCCACATCCTGCGCAACATCCTCATCCCGGTGGTGACCGTCATCGGCATGGAAATGGGCCACCTGATCGCCTATTCCACCATTACCGAGACCGTGTTCGCCTGGCCCGGCATGGGCAAGCTGCTGATCGACAGCGTGTACCAATTGGACCGCCCCGTCGTCGTCGCCTACGTGATGTTCGTCACCCTGCTGTTCGTGGTCATCAACCTGATCGTCGACATCCTCTATGCCGTGCTCGATCCGCGCGTGCGCTTGCTCGCTCCCGCGAATTGA
- a CDS encoding ABC transporter permease, translating to MPTPEHSGRTRTVPPLADTPRRAAILKKLHAVPTARGTLLILLVLAVVILLAPHFAPQNPYDLANLNLLDGRLPPRSASMDGHMYWLGTDDQGRDMLSAILYGLRISLMVGLSAVILATAVGSLVGLVAAYAGGLVDAVLMRVVDFVLGFPSILVALVLLAVMGRGVDKVILALVLVQWAHYARIMRGRALQERRKEYVEAAANLGFPAWRIILFHLMPNCIGPVMVYATVQIANAIALEATLSFLGVGVPITEPSLGLLIANGFQYLLSGDYWISLFPGIALLLLILTINILGDRLRASLDPRR from the coding sequence ATGCCCACTCCTGAACATTCCGGCCGCACGCGCACCGTGCCTCCCCTGGCGGACACCCCGCGCCGCGCGGCCATACTCAAGAAGCTCCATGCCGTGCCCACCGCGCGCGGCACCCTGCTGATCCTGCTGGTCCTCGCGGTCGTGATCCTGCTGGCGCCGCATTTCGCGCCGCAGAATCCCTACGACCTCGCCAACCTGAACCTGCTGGACGGCCGCCTGCCGCCGCGCTCGGCCTCGATGGACGGCCACATGTACTGGCTCGGCACCGACGACCAGGGCCGCGACATGCTCAGCGCCATCCTGTACGGCCTGCGCATCAGCCTGATGGTGGGCCTGAGCGCCGTGATCCTGGCGACGGCGGTCGGCAGCCTGGTGGGCCTGGTGGCCGCCTACGCCGGCGGCCTCGTCGACGCGGTGCTGATGCGGGTGGTGGACTTCGTGCTCGGCTTTCCCTCCATCCTGGTGGCGCTGGTGCTGCTGGCCGTGATGGGGCGCGGCGTGGACAAGGTCATCCTGGCCCTGGTGCTGGTGCAATGGGCCCACTACGCGCGCATCATGCGCGGCCGCGCCCTGCAGGAACGGCGCAAGGAATACGTCGAGGCGGCCGCCAACCTGGGCTTTCCCGCCTGGCGCATCATCCTCTTTCACCTGATGCCCAACTGCATCGGCCCCGTCATGGTGTACGCCACCGTGCAAATCGCCAACGCCATCGCGCTGGAAGCGACGCTGTCCTTCCTGGGCGTGGGCGTGCCCATCACCGAACCGTCCCTGGGCCTGCTGATCGCCAACGGCTTCCAATACCTGCTGTCGGGCGATTACTGGATCAGCCTGTTCCCCGGTATCGCATTGCTGCTGCTTATCCTGACCATCAATATTCTGGGCGACCGTCTGCGCGCCAGCCTGGATCCGCGACGATGA